One genomic region from Cucumis melo cultivar AY chromosome 9, USDA_Cmelo_AY_1.0, whole genome shotgun sequence encodes:
- the LOC103482694 gene encoding uncharacterized protein LOC103482694: MASSSSSSEESQNQPPQEHHQLPLKDKEKEKEKECVYKTKPIQFLGRPTPIVLQNDNGPCPLLAICNVLLLRNNLNLGPDATEVSQEKLLSLVAERLIDSNSNVDNKDAGFVENQQQNIADAIDLLPRLATGIDVNIKFRRIDDFEFTPECAIFDLLDIPLYHGWIVDPQDHDTASAIDSKSYNAIMEELVALETQHMEDQCKNNPEDDCIDFVAATTATLGVPSPNLSKVRSFDESPRSISDEQPLRKGDLEEEAELLKALRLSESETPILMDNHGVACAEGNTKSTKLDEGPSPGNVSVIEDVEKTIAKDICAADNNLNEQSDSLTADTGKTSVSKSDGDVSPFPNATEQVSSSPLKPDAGKHLDQTVESEGHMICPDMLEKNNHETLVQTVTSSRSDGALANESHEDSSPMNDNNSFPAACETVDHRPVDKEDPTEVSGPSPSVNCTDSVDGKIQCIEAPEGLTSSVGSEPIYEGEECILDPRSTVLEDREPVYEGEVVLAEQGCGSSINFRNIQSKVEISPRQGELIRNFLKNNASQLTFYGLFCLQEGLKERELCVFFRNNHFSTMFKLDGQLYLLATDQGYIHQPDLVWEKLNEVNGDTLFMTSNFKEFKVESPSNESWDEQNAMTSTADYLASIDATKHAGLDLNSDLQLAIALQQQEFEQQPQRQNVQQPSSGGSSRLVVGPQVPRTSGKTPPSSSSRTDTKSKEKCSVM; the protein is encoded by the exons ATGGCGTCGTCGTCTTCTTCCTCCGAAGAATCTCAAAATCAACCTCCACAAGAACACCACCAACTCCCACTCAAagataaggaaaaggaaaaggaaaaagagtgCGTTTACAAGACCAAGCCCATTCAATTTCTTGGTCGCCCTACGCCTATTGTTCTCCAAAACGATAATGGCCCATGCCCTCTTCTCGCCATAT GTAATGTCCTCTTGTTGCGGAATAACTTAAATTTGGGTCCAGATGCTACTGAAGTATCCCAGGAAAAATTGTTATCTCTGGTTGCTGAACGGTTGATTGATTCGAATAGTAATGTCGAT AATAAAGATGCTGGTTTTGTTGAGAATCAACAGCAGAACATTGCTGATGCCATTGATCTGCTGCCACGTCTAGCAACAGGGATAGATGTAAATATTAAGTTTAGGAG AATTGATGATTTTGAATTCACTCCAGAATGTGCGATTTTTGATTTGCTGGACATTCCTCTATATCATGGTTGGATAGTTGATCCGCAG GATCACGATACTGCTAGTGCAATTGATTCCAAGTCCTACAATGCTATCATGGAGGAGCTTGTTGCTCTAGAAACGCAACACATGGAGGATCAGTGTAAGAACAATCCTGAAGATGATTGTATTGATTTTGTTGCTGCAACAACAGCCACACTTGGAGTTCCGTCGCCAAATCTTTCAAAAGTTAGATCTTTTGATGAATCACCTCGTTCAATCTCTGATGAGCAACCATTGAGAAAAGGGGATCTTGAAGAAGAGGCAGAGTTGTTGAAAGCCTTGAGATTGTCTGAATCTGAAACACCAATCTTAATGGATAATCATGGTGTTGCCTGTGCTGAGGGGAACACTAAATCTACTAAACTGGATGAGGGGCCATCTCCTGGAAATGTTTCAGTCATAGAAGATGTAGAGAAGACCATAGCAAAAGACATCTGTGCTGCAGACAATAATCTTAACGAACAGTCAGATTCATTGACTGCAGATACTGGCAAAACCTCAGTAAGCAAGAGCGATGGAGATGTTTCACCTTTTCCCAATGCCACAGAGCAAGTAAGCTCTTCACCATTGAAGCCTGATGCTGGAAAACACCTTGATCAGACTGTGGAGTCTGAAGGGCATATGATTTGCCCTGATATGTTGGAGAAGAACAATCATGAAACATTGGTTCAGACTGTCACCAGTTCTAGAAGTGATGGTGCATTGGCAAATGAGAGTCACGAGGATTCTTCTCCAATGAATGATAATAACTCTTTTCCAGCTGCTTGTGAAACAGTTGATCATAGACCAGTTGATAAGGAAGACCCAACCGAAGTATCTGGGCCATCTCCATCTGTTAATTGTACAGATTCAGTAGATGGTAAAATCCAATGTATTGAGGCACCTGAAGGTTTGACTTCATCTGTTGGTAGTGAGCCCATATATGAAGGTGAGGAATGTATATTGGATCCAAGAAGTACAGTTCTTGAAGATCGAGAGCCTGTATATGAAGGTGAAGTGGTTCTTGCAGAACAGGGATGTGGAAGCTCCATAAATTTCCGTAATATACAGTCAAAGGTTGAAATTAGTCCAAGACAAG GGGAGCTGATCAGGAATTTTTTGAAGAATAATGCAAGTCAGCTAACATTTTATGG CCTTTTCTGCTTACAAGAGGGTCTTAAGGAGCGTGAGCTTTGTGTTTTTTTCCGTAATAACCACTTCAGCACCATGTTTAAG CTTGATGGCCAGCTTTATCTTTTAGCTACAGACCAAGGTTACATTCATCAACCTGATTTGGTGTGGGAAAAGCTAAATGAG GTAAATGGAGACACTTTATTTATGACGAGTAATTTCAAAGAATTCAAAGTAGAAAGTCCTTCAAATGAGTCTTGGGATGAACAAAATGCCATGACAAGCACAGCG GACTATCTTGCAAGCATTGATGCTACTAAACATGCCGGATTGGATTTGAA TTCTGACCTGCAACTAGCAATAGCCCTGCAACAGCAAGAGTTTGAACAACAACCACAGCGACAAAATGTGCAGCAGCCATCTTCAGGTGGCAGTTCAAGGTTGGTCGTGGGTCCTCAG GTGCCTAGAACTAGTGGCAAAACCCCGCCGTCTTCTTCCTCAAGGACTGACACGAAATCAAAGGAGAAGTGCAGTGTGATGTGA